Sequence from the Rhizobium sp. TH2 genome:
ATCGCCTTTGGCGAGCCATCGGCGGCCCGCTTCCTGCCAGTCGGGTGAGAGGACGCGGGTATAGCTTGCGATCTCGCGGGGATTGTTCGTGGCGATTTCCATCATGAACTGCCCGATCGCCGCGGACTGGCCGACATCGGCGGCGGCGGTCGTATCGAAACGCAGCTTGCCCGGCGGCGGCGACATCGAGCGCGTGCCGCCGAAATTGGCGGTGATCGGATCCTTCAAATTCTGGTTGGAGGCGAGGCCGGGCTGTACATAGGTCCCGCGCCCGACCTCTCCATTGACCAGCCCGCGTTCGCGCAGCAGCGCATAGGCGCGGGTGATTGTCCCGATTGTCACGCCGAGGTCGTAGGCAAGGTCGCGCTGGGGCGGCAGCTTCGTGTCCGCCACCAGCTTGCCGATCTTGATATCGGCTTCCGCACTATCCGCGATGCGCACATAGAGCGGACCCTTGCGGTTTTCGATCTCAGGAATCCAACTTGTCACCATGACAATTCTCTACATTGTATTCTTTTTTGGGTCAAGGCATAAGAAATTCAGGTACAATATTTCTCCCAGGGATACCGCAATGACGACAATAGAGACAATTGCTACAGGATTTGCAGGCCGGCATCCGCCGGTCTCAACGGGGTTGACATTGCTGGGCGCGCTCTGGGCGGGCTTTCTCAGGCACCGGGAACTTCGGCATACCCGCATCG
This genomic interval carries:
- a CDS encoding DUF1127 domain-containing protein, whose translation is MTTIETIATGFAGRHPPVSTGLTLLGALWAGFLRHRELRHTRIDLLELTDDQLGDIGITREAADREAARSAIAYYMHNGR